The window CCAAAGTAGCACACGACAAGTAGCGCGGATAGTCGGAACACCTGGATCCCGTATTACCTTTCCTTGTACATTTTTGTCCTCATTTTTCAGATGTTTTTCAACTTTCCCCATTATTTATGATTCAAAATATTTTAGACTTTTAAaatttgttgttatttttcttgTGGAGTGCCTCGACGTTTGTCTTGCAAGGCGCGAAATCCCAAATTAAAACTGCGTGCTGGAATTCTAGGATGCCCAtggaagatcccgcctttctcgcctctgattggctaaaaatgctactacgattggctatttctttTAGCAGCTAAGTGCAGAttgtcatatgtgtgtgtgtgtgtgtgtgtgtgtgtgtgtgtgtgtgtgtgtgtgtgtgtgtgtgtgtgtgtgtgtgtgtgtgtgtgtgtgtggtcgcaACTCTCTTTCTGCAGTTCTGCTGctgccaccagcagaaagctgttttggaGCGTTTAGTAAAGAAAATGTAAACTTAGCATTATAATAATCATTTCGTTCTGTTTTGCTAAACAttttatgtttcataaaaaattgaaatacgtaaaatgtgaatttttAGTCTTGTTGCGTTTATGGACTTACTTTATATCTCTTGGCTCTGGCATTAGAGTACATAGGATAAACatatgtgccttacctgggtatgaattttaataaaactgcccagctgtgtgcatcaggtctgtttATTAACTAGGAAAAATAGGTGAAATCATAATCAGCTTTACCTTAATTTTTGATTAAATGATACACATTTAATCTGATCATGAGAGATGTGCTCCAACTTATAAACAGCCTCAACCTTAACCTATTAAAGTGAAGACATAGGATAGCCTAATAATTACGTAATAAGATAACCCCAGTAGAGTCAACACGTAGTCGGTCTACAGTgtgatatatttatgtcgatggataAAACGCAGCAAAAtttattacaagttcacatttgacGTTCCTCGGGTTCTTTTACGAAAGAAACTGAAACTGGTTTGTTGTAAATCAGGAAATGATGGGTTTTTTTTATAGCGATGAGTTTTcattttcttcaaaaaactcaagatctggctgtaaacataaaaacctgcagtttcctcttacatgaaatagccaatcgtaggagagcccttctagccaatcagaggtgagaaaggcgggaccttccttggacatcctagaattccaaatgatcAAATGACGCGTCCTGCACATCGGTCCTgcaaaagtttttatttatttttatttttttacgcgTCCTGAAAAAGTGCTAGAATAACCGTTTCCTGTGTGACGCATGTTTCCTGTTGTCTTTTCTTCGATAAGCTAATTGTTTATTTACCATCAGAGTTTGTACTTCGGTGATGTTATTTGTACTGTTGGTGTTTTTGTTAATAAAAAATGCGTCGCAGACGCGCTGTGGCAATGTTCACTGTCCCACTTGTGTACTACACTGCAGTGCGCACTTCCTCAAAGTGCACCGCTCAGGACCATAATTGAGACACAGCCCTTGACTGTACAGGACGCAAGGACAGAGAGGCGGAAAGAAACATTAAAGTGGTCCTGTTTCTACCCGGACCATTTTGTGCACGTACCCTAGCCGCTTAGCTAAATCTCCTAAAATGTGTCAGATATCTTAAGTGTGATTAAGTAAATAAAGAATGAATCGATATCTTGTTGATTTTGTGATATAAGCAGTGGTTAAAAATGGCCACGCTGGTTTTGGATAACGGAGCCAATTCGGCGAAGATCGGTTACAGTCAGGAGAAAGTCCGGTAGGAAGCTAAGCGACAGGAAGTGTCTTTGTTTCTTTGTTCAGATTCCGCTTCATAACCGAGAACATCAATCTGAATGTGTTTATGTTGAAACTTGAACGTAAATTCCTATAAAATTCACTAGAGTTAGAAAAATAAAAGTTCCTGCTAGGACCGGAAATGTTCCAGTGCCCTATTTAAACTCGTTTTCTATCCCAGGAGATTGTTCATTTTCTGTAATTTGTTTATGTGAATTTGTCGGAAAAATGGAAAATAGCCTCAGAAATTAACTAAAGCTACACCTGTTGGAGCCAAATTACTGCTttgatttcacagtaaaacgtgATTAAAACATTCTCTGGACTTGCATGAGAAAATAAAGCTTAATAAGTCGATCAGTGGATTACAGATGTATTGTGACTGTATTTTCCCTCAGCGTCATCCCAAACTGTCAGTTTCGCTCGAAGACATCCAGATTAAAGACATTCACTGCCAATCAGCTGGATGAGATCAAAGATCCTTCAGGTCTCTTCTACATCCTCCCCTTTCAGAAGGTCAGCAGGTGTCCTCAGGCCCTCCTCCTCATCAGCTGCAGCGTGCTGCTgtttgtttcagtgttttatatttAACGTTTACATCTGTGGTGGTGCCTGCTCTCTGCTTGTGTCTCTGCAGGGCTACTTGGTCAACTGGGATGTGCAGAGGAAGGTGTGGGATCACCTGTTTGGGAAGGAGATGTTCAAGGTGCAATCCCTGTGAGGAGAACATCTAGAGGCCTTTTCCTTCCATCTGAGGCTGACTGTTATCTCTGCACAGGTGGAGTTTGTGGACACCAGCATCATCGTCACAGAGCCCTACTTCAACTTCAGCTCCATCCAAGAGTCCATGAACGAGATTCTGTTTGAGGAGTACCAGTTCCAGTCAGCCCTCAGGATTAACGGTGAGTCTGCAACAACATCTTTGAATGAAGTTGTGACAGTGTACAGCCAATAAAACACCAGACTCAAAGTTTTCATCATTTGAAACCAAATTATCAGTAAAAAcatcaataaagtaaaaaaacagAAACTTTTCAGATGGTTGGCTCTGGGATCAGATTAGGCTTCTTGTGTTCCTCAGCCGGCTCCCTCTCTGCTCATCACTACTTCCACACCAAACCGTCGGAGCTCTGCTGCCTGGTTGTGGACTCGGGGTTCTCCTTCACCCACATTGTCCCCTACTGTCGCAGCAAGAAGCTGAAGGAGGGCATTCGCAGGTCAGAGGTCGCCGACCTATAGCAGAGATATTGTAAAAATGCTCACACTAACAGCAGCATATGGGTTTGTTTTAGGATCAACGTGGGTGGGAAGCTCCTGACCAATCACCTGAAGGAGATCATCTCCTACCGGTTTGTGTCGGAATGTTTAATTGGAGCGCCTCGTCGTGTTTCTGtcgcataaataaaaataaataaatatttttttattctcaGCCAGTTACACGTGATGGACGAGACGCATGTGATCAACCAGGTGAAGGAAGACGTGTGCTACGTCTCCCAGCAGTTCTACAAGGACATGGAGATCGCactgtgagacacacacacacacacacacagaacagggGGGTATCAGTGGTTCTGGATGGTTCTTCTGCTTCCAGGTCGAAGGGGGAAGACAACTCGGTTGTGAGGGACTACGTTCTCCCAGATTTCAGTTCCATCAAAAAAGGTTTCTGTAAGGTGAGACAGGCCGGTTCTGACCCACATCCTGGACCTGGCTGGGCTCATTCTACAGTTTTGCCAATAAGTTAACACACCCTGGTGGACCTTTTGGCCACTTTTCCAAGAATATGAATGAAAAAATGTCAAAAACCTTTTTTCTCTCTGGGTCAGTGACTTGTGAAGCTTTTAATTTTAAAACACGTGTATTTCAAATCattgtaacaaaataaaatgccaCAATGACCCTGTGGAAAAGTGATTTTGTCCTGAAACATGAACACAACTGGGTCTGAGTGGCTGCTAAAGGCAACCGTCCTCACCTGTGTTCTGTTTCCTTGCATATGTGTGTGATTATAAAAGGTGTGTGAGTTTTTGGGCTGCTGACAAACGCGTGTGTCTTCCATCCAGAGCTGCACTGACGTTTCCAGTCTTGAGTCGTGGGCGACGCTAAACAACTGGAGGACTTTTGCTAAGAAGAATGAGCCTTGCCATTAGATAATAACCAGAATCTTCTCAACAATGACCACGAAAGCCTCCAAGCTGTCATTGATGCTAAAAGGGGGCGACACGCATGATTAGGACCTGGAGTGTGTGAACTTATTGGTACAACTGTAGTCCTGATTAGAATCAAAAGGAGCAAATCCTGTTTTTATGAGATGTTCCTGTCTGGTCTCTGCCCTCCAGCCTCGGGAGGAGATGGTCCTCAGTGGGAAGTACAAGACAGGCGAGCAGATCCTGAGGCTGGCCAATGAGCGCTTTGCCGTTCCTGAGATGCTCTTCCACCCGTCAGACATCGGCATCCAGGAGATGGGCCTCCCGGAGGCCATCGTCCACTCTGTCCAGTCGCTGCCTGAAGGTCCGCCTCCCAGGAATAACTATCATGATtttttgtgggtgtgtgtgtgtgtgtgtgggggggggggtcataacCGAAGATCTAACAACCAGAAGAACGTTTGGTTTGTTTAGCAGAACCTCTAACCACAGCGAGAAACAGGAAGATTCATCCTGTTGAATGTAAAACAGGAAGTGAACTAAAGCCAAGGATGAGCTGGTCAGTGGGCGGGGCTTAGTTGTGTGCATTTTGTCTTTAACCCTCTTACTGTCCTACCAGGGCAGGATGGTTGAGCAGGGTTGATAGTTTATCCGTTGGGGTCTATTGGCAGAGGTGAGGTGATGCTCACTCTTCAGCTGACCCCATTAGGTACGCGGGAGGGTTAAATCCACGGTAACACGGCTACGTTCACTGGAGACCAAACTGAGACAAGATAAAAGTCAtacagcagtttcctgctcctccacccaactggttgaaagtggaattacaattgtaaacaaccctgctgtagctagcgctaacaacgagctaacactaatatGAGCCAACTGATACCAAAATAAAcctcaaagtaaaaagatccacattgttggacaaaaatgctacttacaagtccagtagcaacaaagccaggtcaccatcagtctgattttgtagcctcctttagcttctttagccgatgttcactctggttttagctctctgcttcacctccaaagacattactctgacttttacttccaggccccGCCATGTTGCcagcagaaaaagcaaacttcttgttCTGCTTTTCATTGAtgatcggcaaactgaaaatgctaactgctagccttacagctaacagccatgaagcaggtaaagagcgccccctataggacacctacccactccacaaaaccaTGTAGTGTGGTTTATGGgcagcagagtggtgtcagatatgaGGCCGGTcaggttaaagctctagcttcaaCACTATTCGCCGCTATTGAAGACCTTTTGTGACTAAATGGGATGGACTCTGCTCCATGAGAGCCGCTCTGACGGGAGGCTTTATTCTGGTTTTGTGTCTGGGCTCAGAAAAGTTTCACACTGGCAACCATGAACCATGTTGTGGGTTTTATATCTTCTGCAGCAAAGCCATGACGCTTTATACAAAATAAACGTGTTTGTGTCAGAGATGCAGCCCCACTTCTACCAGAACATCATCTTGACTGGAGGAAACACGCTCTTCCCGGGCTTCAGGGAGCGTCTGGAGGCGGAGCTACGCTCTCTTGTCCCCGCCCACCTCCCAGTATCGGTGATTCTTCCTTCAAAGTAAGAGTCTAGAGCATCGTTGCTATGGTAACCAGGTCTAAAGAGCACCAACTGTCTGTGAAaccttttttattttagtttcataACTTATTCTGGAC is drawn from Nothobranchius furzeri strain GRZ-AD chromosome 4, NfurGRZ-RIMD1, whole genome shotgun sequence and contains these coding sequences:
- the actr6 gene encoding actin-related protein 6, whose amino-acid sequence is MATLVLDNGANSAKIGYSQEKVRVIPNCQFRSKTSRLKTFTANQLDEIKDPSGLFYILPFQKGYLVNWDVQRKVWDHLFGKEMFKVEFVDTSIIVTEPYFNFSSIQESMNEILFEEYQFQSALRINAGSLSAHHYFHTKPSELCCLVVDSGFSFTHIVPYCRSKKLKEGIRRINVGGKLLTNHLKEIISYRQLHVMDETHVINQVKEDVCYVSQQFYKDMEIALSKGEDNSVVRDYVLPDFSSIKKGFCKPREEMVLSGKYKTGEQILRLANERFAVPEMLFHPSDIGIQEMGLPEAIVHSVQSLPEEMQPHFYQNIILTGGNTLFPGFRERLEAELRSLVPAHLPVSVILPSNPVSYSWEGGKLLAHSPDYEEMVVTREEFEENGHAVCEEKFDI